One Pempheris klunzingeri isolate RE-2024b chromosome 22, fPemKlu1.hap1, whole genome shotgun sequence DNA segment encodes these proteins:
- the LOC139221603 gene encoding methionine aminopeptidase 2-like: MADVIAEQVEDQKPVPDRELNGEAGDREDADPAEETAKKKKKKKKKSKSATTGAEGEADGVADVTKQLEKQAIEDKEKEEDGEEDGDDGENLAGKKKKKKKKKKGPKCQTDPPSVPICELYPNGVFPIGQECEYPPLQDGRSAAWRTTSEEKRVLDKANEEVWNDFRQAAEAHRQVRQHVRSFMKPGMTMIEICERLEDCSRKTIKENKLNAGLAFPTGCSLNHCAAHYTPNAGDTTVLQYDDVCKIDFGTHINGRIIDCAFTVTFNPKYDKLLEAVRDATNTGIKNAGIDVRLCDVGEAIQEVMESYEVELDGKTYQVKPIRNLNGHSIGQYRIHAGKTVPIVKGGEATRMEEGEVYAIETFGSTGKGVVHDDMECSHYMKNFDVGHVPIRLPRAKHLLNVVNENFGTLAFCRRWLDRLGESKYLMALKNLCDLGIVDPYPPLCDTKGCYTAQFEHTILLRPTCKEVVSRGDDY, encoded by the exons ATGGCGGATGTGATTGCGGAGCAGGTAGAGGACCAGAAGCCTGTCCCGGACCGGGAGCTGAACGGGGAGGCGGGCGACAGAGAGGACGCCGACCCTGCGGAAGAGACAGcgaaaaagaagaagaaaaagaagaagaagagcaagtCCGCTACGACAG gcgcTGAGGGGGAGGCTGATGGAGTGGCCGACGTGACCAAACAGCTGGAGAAGCAGGCGATCgaggacaaagagaaagaggaggatggcGAGGAAG ACGGAGATGATGGAGAAAACTTGGcagggaaaaagaagaagaagaaaaagaagaagaaaggac cCAAATGTCAGACTGATCCCCCATCTGTGCCCATCTGTGAGTTATACCCAAATGGAGTATTCCCCATTGGACAGGAGTGTGAATACCCCCCCTTGCAGGATGG TCGTAGCGCAGCGTGGCGTACGACCAGTGAAGAGAAGCGGGTGCTGGACAAAGCCAATGAGGAGGTGTGGAACGACTTCAGACAGGCAGCCGAGGCCCACAGACAAGTCCGCCAGCACGTCCGCAGCTTCATGAAACCGGGCATGACCATGATTGAGATCTG CGAACGGTTGGAGGACTGTTCTCGCAAGACAATTAAGGAGAATAAGCTGAACGCCGGCCTGGCCTTCCCCACCGGCTGCTCCCTCAACCATTGTGCTGCCCACTACACTCCCAACGCCGGAGACACCACCGTGCTGCAGTACGACGACGTCTGCAAGATCGACTTCGGCACGCACATCAACG GGAGAATCATTGACTGTGCCTTCACCGTCACATTTAATCCAAAGTATGACAAGCTGCTGGAGGCCGTGAGAGACGCCACCAATACTGGAATCAAA AACGCTGGCATTGATGTGCGTCTGTGTGATGTTGGAGAGGCGATTCAAGAAGTGATGGAGTCCTACGAGGTCGAGCTCGATGGCAAAACATACCAAG TGAAGCCAATCCGAAACCTGAACGGTCATTCAATCGGTCAGTACAGAATACACGCTGGCAAGACCGTGCCCATCGTAAAAGGAGGAGAAGCAACGAGAATGGAG GAGGGGGAGGTTTATGCCATTGAGACCTTTGGCAGCACAGGTAAAGGTGTGGTCCACGATGATATGGAGTGCTCTCACTACATGAAAAACTTTGACGTCGGCCACGTCCCCATCCG gCTGCCCAGAGCGAAGCACCTGCTGAACGTCGTCAACGAGAACTTTGGCACGTTGGCGTTCTGCCGGCGCTGGCTGGACCGTTTGGGCGAGAGCAAGTACCTGATGGCCCTGAAGAACCTGTGCGACCTGGGCATCGTGGACCCCTACCCCCCCCTCTGCGACACCAAGGGCTGCTACACCGCTCAGTTTGAGCACACCATCCTGCTCAGGCCCACCTGCAAGGAGGTGGTGAGCCGGGGAGACGACTACtga
- the usp44 gene encoding ubiquitin carboxyl-terminal hydrolase 44, producing MDRCKHVGRLRLAPDHSILNPQKWHCVDCNTTESIWACLGCAHVACGRYIEEHALQHFQQQGHPLAIEVNELYVFCYLCDDYVLNDNATGDLKLLRSTLSAIQSQRYEVTTRSGRTLRSASAAPDAVIPSGARELQLRDEDRMFTALWHRRRALMGRVFRFWFGLTECGKKREEEERKREEEEEQKREAKERRRALKRQLQEELENAPLRKSRRLRRKSQRVADAAVTTPSRRACNKTKTPVPPSLTRRPRTQSPAAVTPKKAVRTKKAQTTPKPRSRSSSTKSKPKMSSATPRSAQTPVRRKQSTKQGGSPFKWRPTVTPGVTGLRNLGNTCYMNSILQVLSHLHVFRECFLRLDLTQALELLASAVQGQLTGKSSSQSPLTQRKGFQASSGSGAGLSGGASRARSMELIQPKEPSSKHISLCHELHTLFQVMWSGKWALVSPFAMLHSVWQLIPAFRGYAQQDAQEFLCELLDKVQHELESTGKHTTTAGVPQKRLIKQVLSVVNTIFHGQLLSQVTCLACDHRSNTVEPFWDLSLEFPERYHSNSRESAAQASCHLTEMLAKFTETEALEGNIYACDHCNSARRRTSSKPLLLTEAQKQLMVHKLPQVLRLHLKRFRWSGRNHREKIGVHVSFDQLLNMEPYCCREPSPKGVPCSSPSSPSSTGSPRPKHFLYDLSAVVMHHGKGFGSGHYTSYCYNTEGGFWVHCNDSKLNVCSVEEVCRAQAYILFYTQRVTQDKDRPL from the exons ATGGACAGGTGTAAGCATGTGGGGCGGCTGCGGCTAGCCCCAGACCACTCCATCCTCAACCCCCAGAAGTGGCACTGCGTAGACTGCAACACCACCGAGTCTATATGGGCCTGCCTTGGCTGTGCTCATGTGGCGTGCGGGCGCTACATCGAGGAACACGCCCTGCAGCACTTCCAGCAGCAGGGCCACCCGCTGGCTATCGAGGTTAATGaactttatgttttttgttaCTTGTGTGACGACTATGTCCTGAATGATAACGCCACTGGAGACCTGAAGCTGCTTCGTAGTACTCTCAGCGCCATCCAGAGCCAGCGCTATGAGGTTACCACCCGCAGTGGGCGCACCCTCCGCTCTGCTAGCGCCGCCCCTGATGCCGTCATACCATCTGGTGCCCgtgagctgcagctgagggaTGAGGACAGGATGTTTACTGCACTTTGGCATCGGCGCAGAGCGCTTATGGGACGTGTCTTCCGCTTCTGGTTTGGATTGACTGAATGTGGAAAGAAgcgggaagaagaagagagaaagagggaggaggaggaggagcagaaaaggGAGGCAAAGGAGAGGCGGCGGGCTCTAAAGAGGCAGCtacaggaggagctggagaatgCCCCTCTCAGGAAGAGTCGACGGTTACGTAGGAAGAGCCAGAGAGTTGCAGATGCAGCAGTCACAACGCCATCTCGGAGGGCATGCAACAAGACAAAAACCCCTGTGCCCCCATCTCTCACCCGCAGGCCAAGGACTCAAAGCCCTGCTGCTGTTACCCCCAAGAAAGCTGTGCGGACGAAAAAGGCCCAAACAACCCCCAAACCCAGGAGCCGTTCTTCTAGCACCAAATCTAAGCCTAAAATGTCCTCAGCAACCCCCCGCTCTGCCCAAACACCTGTTCGTCGCAAGCAGAGTACCAAACAGGGTGGCTCACCCTTCAAATGGCGTCCCACGGTCACTCCTGGAGTGACAGGCCTGAGGAACTTAGGCAACACCTGTTATATGAACTCCATCCTGCAGGTGCTGAGTCACCTGCATGTCTTCAGGGAGTGCTTTCTGCGCCTGGATCTCACACAGGCACTGGAGCTACTGGCTTCTGCCGTCCAAGGTCAGCTGACGGGGAAGTCCTCTTCCCAGTCTCCCCTGACCCAAAGGAAGGGGTTCCAGGCCAGCTCAGGCTCTGGAGCAGGACTGAGTGGTGGGGCCTCACGGGCCCGCAGCATGGAGCTGATACAACCCAAAGAGCCCAGCTCGAAGCACATCTCTCTCTGCCACGAGCTACACACCTTGTTCCAGGTTATGTGGTCTGGCAAGTGGGCGCTGGTATCGCCTTTTGCCATGCTGCACTCGGTGTGGCAGCTGATCCCGGCGTTCAGGGGCTACGCTCAGCAGGATGCTCAGGAGTTCCTGTGTGAGCTGCTGGACAAGGTGCAGCACGAGCTGGAGAGCACCGGCAAGCACACAACCACAGCAGGAGTCCCACAGAAACGACTCATCAAGCAGGTGCTCAGCGTGGTCAACACCATCTTTCATGGCCAGCTCCTCAGCCAG GTGACGTGCCTGGCCTGTGACCATCGCTCAAACACCGTGGAGCCTTTCTGGGATCTGTCGCTGGAGTTCCCAGAGCGCTATCACAGTAACAGCAGGGAGTCAGCTGCTCAGGCTTCGTGCCATTTGACCGAAATGCTGGCCAAGTTCACAGAGACTGAAGCACTGGAGGGAAACATCTATGCCTGTGACCACTGTAACT CTGCTCGACGGCGGACCTCCTCCAAGCCACTCCTCCTGACCGAAGCACAGAAACAGCTGATGGTCCATAAACTGCCTCAGGTCCTGCGGCTTCACCTCAAACGCTTCAG GTGGTCTGGGCGGAACCACCGGGAGAAGATCGGAGTCCACGTCAGCTTCGACCAGCTTCTCAACATGGAGCCCTACTGCTGCCGAGAGCCCTCGCCCAAGGGTGTGCCCTGCTCCAGTCCCAGCAGCCCCAGCTCTACGGGCTCCCCGCGCCCCAAGCACTTCCTCTACGACCTCTCCGCTGTGgtgatgcatcatgggaaggGCTTCGGCTCTGGCCACTACACGTCCTACTGCTACAACACAGAGGGAG GCTTCTGGGTTCACTGTAACGACTCTAAGCTGAATGTGTGTTCAGTGGAGGAGGTGTGTCGCGCTCAGGCCTACATCCTCTTCTACACACAACGAGTAACTCAGGACAAAGACCGGCCGCTATAG